A window of Cetobacterium somerae ATCC BAA-474 genomic DNA:
ATATAATATATTTCACAAATGTAGATAATTCAACACTTATACTTATGCCTATAACGCTATTAACAATAGCTTTAATAGGGAAAAAAGTTTTACAAAATAAAGTTGAAAATTCTAGTAGAGATATTGGAGTTACACTGCTTGGAGTTGTTTATATTTCGGGATTGTTTACACATCTATTACTAATGAACTACCTTCCAAATGGTGGAAAATGGTTATTAACAATTCAGATTTTAGTATGGGTATGTGATTCCTTTGCATATTTTGTAGGGATGGGAATCGGTAGAAAAATATTTAAACAAGGATTTAGTTCAATTAGTCCAAAGAAATCTATAGAAGGTTCTATTGGAGGAATAGTTTTTACAATGGGAACTATTTATCTAATAAATAAGTATTTTAATATTTTTGGAACTGATGTAAGTACAATAGTAGTTTTATTATTTGGATTTTTAATTAGTATCGTAGCTCAAATAGGTGATTTAGGTGAATCTATGTTTAAGAGAGAGTTTAAAGTAAAAGATTCAGGAAAATTACTAGGAGAACATGGTGGAATATTAGATCGTTTTGATAGTATGCTGTTTGTTGTACCAGTTGTTTATTATTTATTAAAATTTATTTAGAGAAAAGGGTAGCTTAAAAAGCTACCATTTTTTTAGAAGAGAAATA
This region includes:
- a CDS encoding phosphatidate cytidylyltransferase, producing MLNRILVALIGIPLLITVLLKGGFLLLLFVNFVILVGLFEFYKMAEIGGKKPDVNLGYIAGLAIPNIIYFTNVDNSTLILMPITLLTIALIGKKVLQNKVENSSRDIGVTLLGVVYISGLFTHLLLMNYLPNGGKWLLTIQILVWVCDSFAYFVGMGIGRKIFKQGFSSISPKKSIEGSIGGIVFTMGTIYLINKYFNIFGTDVSTIVVLLFGFLISIVAQIGDLGESMFKREFKVKDSGKLLGEHGGILDRFDSMLFVVPVVYYLLKFI